The segment GGCGACGCCACCCTCCATCATCCGGCCGGGATAGACGAATCCGGCGTCGAACGCGTCGAGGTCGCCGTCGACGCCCGCGAAGCCGTCGCCGCCGGTGACGTCCACGGTGCGTTCCCTGACTGGGACGTGCGCGACCTCGATGCCGCGTTCAGCCAGCGGATCGCGGATGCGCTCGAAGGTCTCCTCACGGTTCGCGACGGCCACCCGGAGCATACCCACGAGTCGGGAGTGCCGGTACAAAAACCCGCGGACGCACGAACGACCACCCGCGAACGGACGGGTGGCTCGGTCGACGCTCCTCTCCGGCGAAGTTGCGCGGAGCTATCAGTACTGGATAGAACGCGTCAGAATGGTGTCGCGCGTCCTCAGGAGACGAGGAGTTCCTCGCCGCGTTCGACGTCGATGCGACACGGCGGACTGATCTTGTTGTACGCGCGTCGGAACGCCTCCTTGCCGGCGGTGGCCTGGTCGACGTCGCAGTACAGCGTGAACAATCGCTCGCCGTCACCGATGCGCGCGGCGGTGCCGACGACCTTCCCGAACGCCTGGCGCATCCCGTCGGAGACGCGGTCCGCGCCCGCACCCGTCGCCTGCTTGTTCTCCCGGATCACGTGGTGCGGGAACTTCCGCAGGATCATCTTGTAGTTGCCCTCGCCGAGCTCCTTGATGAGGTGCCGGTTCGCCGAGAGGCGCGCGGCCTCGAGGCTGCCGTGACGGATCTGGAGCTCCTCGTCGACGCGCAGACTGATCTGGACGGGATAGTCCTCGGGGTCGCTCTGCGCGTCGCCCATCTTGTGCTGTGCGATCTTCGACCCAGGGATGCCCGTGATGTACTCGCGCCGCGTGTACGGCGGCTTCGAGATCTCCCGGTACATCGACGCCGGTTTCTCACTCATGGTTATTACGGGAACGTGCGCCGAGCGCGCAGTTAAGGGCTTCGAAGCGGGCTGGCGCCGCGGCGGAGCGACGCGACCGTTTCGCCGTCACTACTGGGAACCCGTAGCTTGGTGTGAATCCCGTGGTTCGGTGTGAACCCGTGGCTCAGTGCAGAGTGAGAGCGTACAACAGGGCGCCAGCGCTGCCGGCCGGTTCGTGGTCCGACGGCGGTGGCGGGCGTCGTCGGCGACTGGTCGTCGCGGTCGATCTCGTCTGGTTCGGTCGGTCGTGTCCGGACGGGTCAGGCTGCGACGGTGTAGGTGCCGTCGTCGAGCGAGACGTGACCCGCGCCAGTGAGGCTGTTGAGGACGCTGAAGAGGTCGATCTTCCGCATGTCGAGACAGCTCTGGAGGTCTTCGACGGTCGCGTCTTCGGTGACGTCGAGGTACAGGTAGACGAGCTTCGCGCGGGGCGAAGTGATGTCTTCGGGGAGGGTTTCGGGCTTGGCGAGGTGCGTGGACTGTTGCATGCTCATGACGACTGGAACGACGGTAGAATACAATATAAGTCTATGCCCAAGGTGATGGAAATGCCTAGAATGGCATTATATGAATAGATACACCATTGCACACGAGAGAGCGTGTGCTGTACATTCACACCGGACGGCGTCGGGGTGACGGCGTGGCGTCGATGCGCCGGGTCGACGAGTTCGTCGCGAATCCCCAGTCTCGGCGTGAGCGGGTCGTTACGCACCAGGGACGGCATGGCGACGAGTCGCGACGTCGTGGTGACGGAATGCATCTGGCGTCGTTGCTCGGTGTGGAAAACGCGTGATAGCGGCCGTGCAGCCACTCACGACCGCCTAAGCATGAGTTGCGCGTGCTCACAGAGACGGCGTGGAACGCCGCCCCGACGATACCGACGCGGCGTATTGCCGCAGTATTCTGTTTCGACCATTAGTGCATAAATATACCGGCTAGAACAACATCTATAGCGAAGAGCGAGTAAATCATGGTGCTTTACGTATTTGACCCAGTATTAGTAGACAGTTGGAGAGTTTTCTCTCGGCGCGTTGGGTGGATTCGGACGAACGGGCGGCTGTGGGCGTGGTGAGGTGCCCGGTCCGACCCGGAGTCGTAGCGCAATCCGACGGGGTGCCATCGGTCTCGTGGCCATCTTCCCGGATCGGTCGGGGCAGACTGGTCGAGGCGGATTGGTCGGTCCGCCCGACGACCGATGGGTTCTCGTCGGGTGCGCTCGTCCGCTGTCGTATGGCGGAGGAGGACGGCGAATCCGGCGAGTTCGAGACCGCGCGCTCCGAGCGAGCGGCGATGTACCCGATGACGGGGTACGCGCTCGTGCGCATCGACTACGAGGAGCCGCCGGGGGAGGCGCTGACGAAGGTCGCGCACTACGGACGACTGGAGGCCGTCGAGGTACCGTCGGCGGGACCGATGACGGAGTACGTCGTGTACGACGCCGATGGGAACGCATACGACCGGGACGCCATCTCCGAAGCGTCCGCGAAGCGATAGCTCACCCCTTCGTTTCCAGTGGAATACGAGAGACTAGGCAGAGAATAGAAACGAAATAGAGGTATAATATTTCGTATACTTTCTCGAGTGGAGGGCGGCGATCGATTGCGCGGACTCGACCGTCCGCCGCAATCGCACTTGAATGCGACGTTCCAGAGCGGAGACAGTCTCGGTGCGGCGACCACCAGAACCTCTTTCGGGCCGCCGCGTGCATCTGACGGTATGTCACCTGACGTGTCCGACCTGTCGCTGGAGAAGCGCGTCGTCCTCCTGGGGCTCGCATCGCTCGAAGCCGAGGACGGGACGCCAGCGCACGCACCACGAGTCCGTCGCTCGTGCAGCGAGCGCGTGGCACCGCACTCGGAAGCGGTCGTCGGGACGCTCGACGAAGCCACGGTCGCACGCGCACTCAACGAACTCGACGCCAGCGGGCACGTCGACCGCGTGACACCGGATACGACGTCTGCGGTCGGCAAAGGCCGCCCTGAGTTCGCACTCGCCGCACCGACAGACGCGGCCCTCTCCGCGCTCGGCGATGACGATGCACTCGCGGACGCAGTCGACGCAGTCCGGGACGCGACGTAGGCGCTCCGTCGCTCGCAGCGGGACCGTCAGGACGCGAGGCCGATCGCGAGGGCGGGGTGTAATGCGTCGGCGCCGTCGGATGGCGCGAGACGACCGCGTCACGCGTGCGTCGACCCCTGCATGGACGGCTGCGGACGCCATTCGTGCCCGACGTCGCGCATCAGGAGCGCGTTGTCGAACGTCACCGCCGACGCGGGCAGTTCGTCCTCGAAGTAGCTCGCGTGCACGTCCTCGACCGACAGCGGCGTGACGCGCCACTCGTCGGTCGCCAACTCGACGCCCTCCAGGCGGTCGCCGTTCGGGGACGGACAGTACCCGACGCTCCCGCACTCGTGGTACGCCGACGCCGCACCGACTGACTCGAAGACGCTGTCTGCCGGGAGCGCGTCCGCGACCTGCCCGCGAACGCCCATGCTGACGTCGTGGCGGTCGTTCCGCATCCGCACCTCGTAGCGGCCATCGCCCTCCGCGACGTCGAAGTCGGCGTGATAGTGCCGGCCGAACGCTCGCGACCCGACGAGGCTGTTCAGGCGCGAGGACGTGTCGCGACGCGGCACGAACACGCCAGCGCGCGTCCCGCCGTCCTCGTCCCACGTCACGCCGATCCGGTGCGCGGCGTTCTCCGAGGTCACGCCACAGACCGCCGGCAACCCCCGCGGTCGCATCCCTCGCAGACGGATGCAGCAGATGCCGCCGATGGCGTACGACCCCGACGGCGTCTCGACCGTCCGCGGCCGGAACTGCGCGGGAAGGAGCTCCGAGAGCGCGCCGGGATCGATGCGGAAGTTCACGAGCACCCGACGGTCGATGACGCCCCGGATCGGCGGAACCAGGCTCATGCCGCCCAGAACGACGACCGGCGACACGAATCTTTCGCCGCTCGAGCCGTCGCCGAGAACGCCGGCATCTCGGGCATCTCGTCGTCGCGGCCGACGAGCGCGATGCGTGCCAAGGTTCGAGAGGCGAACGCGACCGACGAACACGGTCCCACGTCGAAGGAGAGATCCCGGTCGACGTCAGCGCGCCCGACGACCGACCGAGGCGAGGGGGGTCGTCAGAACGACGAGAGGCCGCGCTTGAACTTCTGGACGATGTTCTTCTGCTGGAGGTAGCTCGCGGCCGCGAGCAACGTCGGCGCCCACAGCCCGACGAAGATCCCGCCCTCGCGGTCGCCCTTCACGTAGAACTTGTACCACGCGTACAGCACCGACCCGACGGCCATCGTCGCGACCGGATCGCCCGCCGTCATCGGGACGCTGTCCATCATCCGCTCGGCTTCCTCTTTGGCTTCGGACTTCGACTCTTGGTTCTGGAACACGGACATTGCATCCCAACCTGAGGAGTCACCACGGTTCGCTACTCTGCCGTCACGCGCAAGGCGACGCCGCCGACGCGAGCGCGAACTCGCCCACCGCAGGACGGCCGAGAGTGACCACACGTCACAGCCCGCCCTAGGGCCGCATGTACGCGTACCCCTCGTTCTCGAGTCGCGTCACCTCGACTGCGCCCTCCGGCACCGTCTCCACGCCATCGACGAGGTCCGCCGGCGTCAGGTCCTTCGTCTCGAGCGTGTTCTCGCAGGCCGCGAACGACACGTCGTCCGCCAGCAGTTCTCGGACGTTCTCCGCGTGCTCGCCCTCGCTCGTCACCGCGTCGATACCGCCCGCTTGCGCGACCACCGCCACGTCGTCGATGCTCTCCGACTCGTCCTCGAGGAGGTTCCGCGCGATGGCGAGCGCCGTTTCGTGCTCCGATTCGTCGCCGGACACCAAGTGTACGAGTGACTGCATGCGTCGACGATATCGCCCGCGAGACGGGAACCCGTGCTGCTTGCAGGACTATCCTCGCCGACACCGTTCGGCTCCCCTCGACCACCCACTACCCGGTCGGTCGTCCACCACAGTGCCACGGCTGCAGCTGCAGGCAGCACGGTCTTTCGGTGCGACCTCGCCACGTCACCCCTTCCCTTCCTCCCTCCGCGCGCGGTCGGCACGACCGTACCTACGCCGAGCCGCCGACGCGCTCCACGACCGCCACGGCGGAGCGGTCCACGCCCACCACCGCCAGACACGCGACGAACGCGGTCGTCCCGAGCTTCCCGCCCAGCCCGACGAACGCGGGCGCGACGACGACGAACACGAGCCCGCAGAGCGCCCCAGTCAGTCCGACCCGGACCGCACCCGCCAGTCGCTCGCGCGTCGACATCCCGACGAACGACGCGCAGAACGCGACCGCCGCCAGCCGCCCGCCACCGTCCGCGACGACCACCGGCAGCACCACGCCCGCCACCACGCCGACCAGCGCCGACCCGACGACCGCGCCGAGCCCGTACCGGACGCTCAACGCAGCCGTGACCACCGCAGCCACCGCCCCGACCGGAACCAGTCCCACGGCAGCCCCCCACCGAACGCCACCCGCCGCCCCGGACCCGACGCCCAGCGCCAGCCCCGTCGTCGCGCACCCGAACAGCGCCAGCGTCCCGAGCTTCCCACCGA is part of the Halorubellus sp. JP-L1 genome and harbors:
- a CDS encoding 50S ribosomal protein L16, encoding MSEKPASMYREISKPPYTRREYITGIPGSKIAQHKMGDAQSDPEDYPVQISLRVDEELQIRHGSLEAARLSANRHLIKELGEGNYKMILRKFPHHVIRENKQATGAGADRVSDGMRQAFGKVVGTAARIGDGERLFTLYCDVDQATAGKEAFRRAYNKISPPCRIDVERGEELLVS
- a CDS encoding MarR family transcriptional regulator; translation: MSMQQSTHLAKPETLPEDITSPRAKLVYLYLDVTEDATVEDLQSCLDMRKIDLFSVLNSLTGAGHVSLDDGTYTVAA
- a CDS encoding DsrE family protein, coding for MQSLVHLVSGDESEHETALAIARNLLEDESESIDDVAVVAQAGGIDAVTSEGEHAENVRELLADDVSFAACENTLETKDLTPADLVDGVETVPEGAVEVTRLENEGYAYMRP
- a CDS encoding DUF2071 domain-containing protein — its product is MSLVPPIRGVIDRRVLVNFRIDPGALSELLPAQFRPRTVETPSGSYAIGGICCIRLRGMRPRGLPAVCGVTSENAAHRIGVTWDEDGGTRAGVFVPRRDTSSRLNSLVGSRAFGRHYHADFDVAEGDGRYEVRMRNDRHDVSMGVRGQVADALPADSVFESVGAASAYHECGSVGYCPSPNGDRLEGVELATDEWRVTPLSVEDVHASYFEDELPASAVTFDNALLMRDVGHEWRPQPSMQGSTHA